A stretch of Microbacterium caowuchunii DNA encodes these proteins:
- a CDS encoding GNAT family N-acetyltransferase, producing the protein MARTLTDDAVLRVARPGDQNGILACITALAVYEREPDAVENTAEAIAETLFGAEPRAFAHVVERDGVIVGIAIWFLTYSTWTGRHGIWLEDLFVDEDQRGRGYGKALIASLAEVCVERGYSRLEWTVLDWNAPSIAFYRSIGAVPMSEWTTQRLVGAELTALATAV; encoded by the coding sequence ATCGCACGCACCCTGACCGACGACGCAGTTCTCCGCGTCGCCCGCCCCGGAGACCAGAACGGCATCCTCGCCTGCATCACGGCCCTCGCCGTGTACGAGCGGGAACCGGATGCGGTCGAGAACACCGCGGAGGCGATCGCCGAGACCCTCTTCGGCGCGGAGCCGCGCGCCTTCGCGCACGTCGTCGAACGCGACGGCGTGATCGTGGGCATCGCGATCTGGTTCCTCACCTACTCGACCTGGACGGGTCGGCACGGCATCTGGCTGGAAGACCTGTTCGTCGACGAGGACCAGCGCGGACGGGGTTACGGCAAGGCGCTGATCGCCTCGCTCGCCGAAGTGTGCGTCGAACGCGGGTACAGCCGCCTGGAGTGGACGGTCCTGGACTGGAACGCACCGTCCATCGCGTTCTACCGCAGCATCGGCGCGGTGCCGATGAGCGAATGGACGACGCAACGCCTCGTGGGCGCCGAGCTCACGGCCCTCGCCACCGCGGTGTAG
- a CDS encoding MDR family MFS transporter: MTGSVPVHTSSNPVPRNDDRVIWLLLAAAFVAILNETTMGVAIPHLITDLSIDAVLAQWLTTAFMLTMAVIIPITGFLLQRLTTRAVFVLAMSLFTGGTLIAFLAPGFEVLLVARVVQASGTAIMMPLLMTTVMTLVAPRSRGRMMGRISIVMALAPAIGPTLSGFILDTFSWRWIFGVVLPIAVVALAVGARWIHNVGTLRKARVDALSIVLSAFGFGGVVYGLSQIGGGSSHGGGAAAEAAASTLATMTLWISLSVGIVSLALFVWRQLSLQKRDDALLDLRVFRSANFSISVAHFAVMSLAFFGTLTVLPLFAQNAMGLSPLETGLIVLPGSVLMGLAGPVIGRIYDWRGPRITLLPGSIIVVVVLWLLTTLTADTPVWELLALQTVLSLGLAMSFTPLFTASLGSLEPRFYSHGSAIVSTVQQVAGAAGIAVMITIMNAGFVAGAATEQAAWAAGARNAFLFAGIVAIPTILGAILIKKPADGPDELPMAH, translated from the coding sequence ATGACCGGTTCCGTCCCGGTCCACACATCCTCGAATCCGGTCCCCCGCAACGACGACCGGGTCATCTGGTTGCTGCTCGCCGCCGCGTTCGTCGCGATCCTCAACGAGACCACGATGGGCGTCGCGATCCCGCACCTCATCACGGATCTGAGCATCGACGCGGTCCTCGCCCAGTGGCTGACGACCGCGTTCATGCTGACGATGGCCGTCATCATCCCCATCACCGGGTTCCTCCTGCAGCGCCTCACCACGCGTGCGGTGTTCGTCCTGGCGATGTCGCTGTTCACCGGGGGAACGCTCATCGCGTTCCTGGCGCCCGGCTTCGAGGTGCTGCTGGTCGCCCGAGTCGTCCAGGCCTCCGGCACGGCGATCATGATGCCGCTGCTCATGACGACCGTGATGACCCTGGTGGCGCCGCGTTCACGCGGACGGATGATGGGCCGGATCAGCATCGTGATGGCGCTCGCCCCCGCGATCGGCCCGACGCTCTCCGGTTTCATCCTGGACACGTTCAGCTGGCGCTGGATCTTCGGCGTCGTGCTTCCCATCGCCGTGGTCGCACTCGCGGTCGGTGCGCGCTGGATCCACAACGTCGGCACGCTGCGGAAGGCGCGGGTGGACGCCCTGTCGATCGTGCTGTCCGCCTTCGGTTTCGGTGGCGTCGTGTACGGTCTCAGCCAGATCGGCGGCGGCTCCTCGCACGGCGGAGGCGCGGCCGCCGAGGCCGCCGCGTCCACGCTCGCCACCATGACGCTGTGGATCTCGCTCTCCGTCGGCATCGTCTCGCTCGCCCTGTTCGTCTGGCGTCAGCTCTCCCTGCAGAAGCGGGACGACGCGCTGCTGGATCTGCGCGTGTTCCGTTCCGCGAACTTCTCGATCTCGGTCGCCCACTTCGCCGTCATGTCCCTCGCGTTCTTCGGCACGCTGACGGTGCTCCCGCTGTTCGCACAGAACGCGATGGGTCTCAGCCCGCTGGAGACCGGCCTCATCGTGCTGCCCGGATCCGTGCTCATGGGTCTGGCCGGTCCCGTGATCGGTCGCATCTACGACTGGCGCGGACCGCGGATCACCCTGCTCCCCGGGTCGATCATCGTCGTGGTGGTGCTGTGGCTGCTCACCACGCTGACCGCCGACACCCCGGTCTGGGAGCTCCTGGCCCTGCAGACCGTGCTGTCGCTGGGCCTCGCGATGTCCTTCACCCCGCTGTTCACGGCGTCACTGGGCTCCCTGGAGCCGCGCTTCTACTCGCACGGCAGCGCGATCGTGAGCACGGTCCAGCAGGTGGCCGGCGCGGCCGGGATCGCGGTCATGATCACGATCATGAACGCCGGGTTCGTCGCGGGCGCCGCCACGGAGCAGGCCGCCTGGGCGGCCGGGGCACGCAACGCGTTCCTGTTCGCCGGCATCGTCGCCATCCCGACGATCCTCGGCGCGATCCTCATCAAGAAGCCGGCCGACGGTCCCGACGAACTGCCCATGGCGCACTGA
- a CDS encoding cysteine desulfurase family protein yields the protein MRYFDNAATTAVRPEVLEAMLPYWTQVYGNPSSHHEIGEQAAHALADARARVAAVLGFRTGDVVFTSGGTEGNNLAVKGIAVAALLGRGARHVITTPIEHESILGSVAALERVHGFEASVVPVDGTGTVDPEAVSAALREDTALISVGYANNEIGTVQDVRAIAAHARARRVPLHVDAVQAAGWLPLTDLGADALTIAGHKLGAPKGVGAVAVRGRIPLEPLLHGGGQERGRRSGTENVAGAVGLAVALELAEAERVESARRVAVLRDAFVERVLARVPSARLTGHPTMRLPGTASFTFAGTSGEAVLLELERRGVVSSSGSACAAGSDEPSHVLTAVGIDAALAQTAVRFTFPHDLDAALDDVADAVAAAVTVLQSGA from the coding sequence CTGCGCTATTTCGACAACGCCGCGACGACCGCCGTGCGGCCCGAGGTGCTGGAGGCGATGCTGCCGTACTGGACCCAGGTCTACGGCAATCCCTCCAGCCACCACGAGATCGGCGAGCAGGCGGCGCACGCCCTCGCCGACGCCCGGGCCCGCGTGGCCGCGGTCCTCGGTTTCCGCACCGGCGACGTCGTCTTCACCTCCGGCGGCACGGAGGGCAACAACCTGGCGGTGAAGGGCATCGCCGTGGCCGCGCTGCTCGGCCGGGGCGCACGGCACGTGATCACGACGCCGATCGAGCACGAGTCCATCCTCGGATCGGTCGCCGCCCTGGAGCGGGTGCACGGCTTCGAGGCGAGCGTCGTCCCCGTCGACGGGACCGGCACGGTGGATCCGGAGGCCGTGTCCGCGGCGCTCCGCGAGGACACCGCTCTGATCAGCGTCGGGTACGCCAACAACGAGATCGGGACGGTACAGGACGTCCGCGCCATCGCGGCGCACGCCAGGGCCCGTCGCGTGCCGCTGCACGTCGATGCCGTGCAGGCGGCGGGCTGGCTGCCGCTGACGGATCTCGGGGCCGACGCGCTCACCATCGCCGGGCACAAGCTCGGCGCTCCCAAGGGCGTCGGGGCGGTGGCCGTGCGCGGACGCATCCCCCTGGAGCCGCTCCTGCACGGCGGAGGGCAGGAACGCGGCCGCCGCAGCGGCACCGAGAACGTCGCGGGCGCCGTGGGACTCGCTGTCGCCCTGGAGCTCGCCGAGGCCGAGCGGGTCGAGTCCGCCCGCCGCGTGGCCGTCCTCCGCGACGCGTTCGTCGAGCGGGTCCTCGCCCGGGTCCCCTCCGCCCGCCTGACCGGGCACCCCACCATGCGCCTGCCCGGCACGGCGAGCTTCACCTTCGCGGGCACCTCCGGGGAGGCGGTCCTGCTGGAACTGGAACGGCGCGGCGTCGTCTCCTCCAGCGGCTCGGCGTGCGCCGCCGGCAGCGACGAGCCCTCGCACGTGCTCACCGCGGTGGGGATCGATGCCGCCCTCGCGCAGACGGCCGTGCGCTTCACGTTCCCGCACGATCTGGACGCCGCCCTGGACGACGTCGCGGACGCGGTCGCCGCCGCCGTGACCGTCCTACAATCAGGCGCATGA
- the nadB gene encoding L-aspartate oxidase, which produces MTRHVVVVGSGIAGLTAALRAERNGAEVTLVTKGDLDETATRSAQGGIAGVLTASDTTAAHLADTLTAGAGLADPAAARILVEEGPARIRDLIEAGVPFDRDDDGNLRRGLEGAHSHPRILHAGGDATGAAIERTLLDALERSTVTVLEHAFLLDVVLVDGHAAGVEVLVSGARRTITADAVVLATGGAGRLYPHTTNPAVATGDGIAAALRAGAAVADLEFVQFHPTVLAVGAPFLISEAVRGEGAVLRDADGRRFALDAHPDGELAPRDVVARAIAEQDGPVVLDATGLGAPDTAAFLAARFPTIDAVLRSRGLDWSREPVPVTPAAHYMMGGVSTDLAGRTTVPRLYAVGETARTGVHGANRLASNSLLEGAVFGARVGDAVLADAGTPWAGPAAGTPLAAVEPSAPDAPPFTRAALQQLMWDHAGLVRDESGLARATAVLAAWSRSGTDRPVDVAAREDANLLRVAVEVVAAARRRRGSVGAHVRRDETPSVPEMQEATAC; this is translated from the coding sequence GTGACCAGGCACGTGGTGGTCGTCGGCAGCGGCATCGCCGGCCTCACCGCCGCCCTCCGCGCCGAGAGAAACGGCGCGGAGGTGACCCTGGTGACGAAGGGCGATCTCGACGAGACCGCCACCCGGTCCGCCCAGGGCGGCATCGCCGGGGTGCTGACGGCGTCCGACACCACCGCGGCGCATCTCGCCGACACACTCACCGCGGGGGCGGGCCTCGCCGACCCGGCGGCGGCCCGCATCCTGGTGGAGGAGGGCCCCGCCCGCATCCGTGACCTGATCGAGGCCGGCGTCCCGTTCGACCGCGACGACGACGGGAACCTGCGCCGGGGACTCGAGGGGGCGCACTCGCACCCCCGCATCCTGCACGCGGGCGGAGACGCCACCGGCGCCGCGATCGAGCGGACCCTGCTCGACGCGCTCGAGCGGAGCACGGTCACCGTCCTGGAGCACGCCTTCCTCCTCGACGTCGTCCTCGTGGACGGCCACGCCGCGGGAGTCGAGGTGCTCGTGTCGGGCGCACGGCGCACGATCACCGCGGACGCGGTCGTGCTCGCCACCGGTGGCGCCGGGCGGCTGTACCCGCACACCACGAACCCCGCGGTGGCCACCGGCGACGGCATCGCCGCCGCCCTCCGCGCCGGAGCCGCCGTCGCGGACCTCGAGTTCGTCCAGTTCCACCCGACCGTGCTCGCCGTGGGCGCCCCCTTCCTGATCTCCGAAGCGGTCCGCGGGGAGGGCGCCGTCCTCCGGGATGCGGATGGCCGGCGCTTCGCGCTCGACGCCCACCCGGACGGGGAGCTCGCCCCACGGGACGTCGTGGCGCGTGCCATCGCCGAGCAGGACGGCCCCGTCGTCCTGGACGCGACGGGCCTCGGCGCACCGGACACGGCCGCCTTCCTGGCCGCGCGGTTCCCCACCATCGACGCGGTCCTCCGCTCGCGCGGCCTCGACTGGTCGCGGGAACCCGTCCCGGTCACACCCGCGGCGCACTACATGATGGGCGGAGTCAGCACCGACCTCGCCGGCCGGACGACGGTGCCCCGGCTCTACGCCGTCGGCGAGACGGCCCGCACCGGCGTGCACGGCGCCAACCGCCTCGCCTCGAACTCGCTGCTGGAGGGGGCCGTGTTCGGCGCACGGGTGGGCGACGCCGTGCTCGCGGATGCGGGCACCCCCTGGGCCGGCCCTGCCGCCGGCACCCCGCTCGCCGCCGTCGAACCGTCCGCGCCGGACGCTCCCCCGTTCACCCGGGCGGCGCTGCAGCAGCTCATGTGGGACCACGCCGGTCTCGTCCGGGACGAGTCCGGCCTCGCCCGCGCCACTGCCGTCCTCGCCGCCTGGTCCCGCTCCGGCACCGACCGGCCGGTCGACGTCGCCGCCCGCGAGGACGCCAATCTGCTGCGCGTCGCCGTCGAGGTCGTCGCCGCGGCCCGCCGCCGCCGCGGGTCGGTCGGCGCCCACGTCCGGCGTGATGAGACCCCGTCCGTTCCGGAGATGCAGGAGGCAACCGCATGCTGA
- a CDS encoding ABC transporter ATP-binding protein produces the protein MPAGGHRPPAFRRGDASAQRAENARAPRIDDLGRRVAALFRPYRTRLALTAGLVVLGAAIAVIPPLIVQRVFDDALFPVGGGSADVPLLARLVGIMIALFFFSAGLQVLQTWLTSTVGNNVTGDLRVRLFEHLQAMELGFFTRTKTGAIQSRLQNDVGAVSDVLTNTVTSILGNTVTVMASLVAMILIDWRLTLIAVFMMPILALIQRRVGQVRARIAGQTQESLSELSAITQESLSVSGILLSKSFNRQGDESRRYRAENVTQVRLQVRQAMSGQGFFAVVGVIVASVPAVIYLVSGLFLAGGVDDTITAGTIVAFTTVQARLLQPLMGLMRVALDLQTSAAVFSRIFEYLDLRPAITDREGAMDVADAPGPLGRVELRDVSFRYPGAPADSRPTLDGVSFTAQPGEHIALVGPSGAGKTTVLYLVPRMYEADAGAVLFAGADVRDLTVASIVDRVGIVSQETYLFHASVRENLRYAKPDADEEEIVAACRAANIHHVIEQFEHGYDTIVGERGYRLSGGEKQRIAIARVLLKDPPVLLLDEATSALDTVSERLVQAALDTAARGRTTITVAHRLSTVIGADAIHVLEGGRIVESGTHRELLAAGGLYADLAAEQLASARVAADEAEL, from the coding sequence ATGCCGGCCGGAGGTCACCGTCCCCCCGCGTTCCGACGCGGGGACGCGTCGGCGCAGCGGGCCGAGAACGCACGCGCCCCTCGCATCGACGACCTCGGGCGGCGCGTCGCGGCGCTCTTCCGGCCGTACCGCACCCGGCTGGCGCTCACGGCGGGGCTCGTCGTCCTCGGCGCCGCGATCGCCGTCATCCCGCCCCTCATCGTGCAGCGCGTCTTCGACGACGCCCTGTTCCCCGTCGGCGGGGGATCGGCGGACGTCCCCCTGCTCGCCCGGCTGGTCGGCATCATGATCGCCCTGTTCTTCTTCTCCGCGGGACTGCAGGTGCTCCAGACGTGGTTGACCTCGACGGTCGGCAACAACGTCACGGGCGATCTCCGGGTGCGCCTGTTCGAGCACCTCCAGGCCATGGAGCTCGGGTTCTTCACCCGCACGAAGACCGGAGCGATCCAGTCCCGGCTGCAGAACGACGTGGGCGCGGTCTCGGACGTGCTGACCAATACCGTGACGAGCATCCTGGGCAACACGGTGACGGTGATGGCCTCGCTCGTCGCCATGATCCTGATCGACTGGCGCCTGACCCTCATCGCCGTGTTCATGATGCCGATCCTCGCTCTCATCCAGCGGCGGGTGGGACAGGTGCGCGCGCGGATCGCGGGCCAGACCCAGGAATCCCTCTCCGAGCTGTCCGCCATCACCCAGGAGAGCCTCAGCGTCTCGGGGATCCTGCTGTCGAAGTCCTTCAACCGTCAGGGGGACGAGTCGCGGCGGTACCGGGCCGAGAACGTGACGCAGGTGCGCCTGCAGGTGCGTCAGGCGATGAGCGGTCAGGGGTTCTTCGCGGTCGTCGGGGTCATCGTCGCCAGCGTCCCCGCGGTCATCTACCTCGTCTCCGGGCTCTTCCTCGCCGGCGGCGTCGACGACACGATCACCGCGGGCACGATCGTCGCCTTCACGACCGTCCAGGCCCGTCTGCTCCAGCCCCTCATGGGACTCATGCGGGTGGCCCTGGACCTGCAGACATCGGCCGCGGTGTTCTCCCGCATCTTCGAGTACCTCGACCTGCGCCCGGCGATCACCGACCGCGAAGGGGCGATGGACGTCGCCGATGCCCCCGGTCCGCTCGGCCGCGTGGAGCTGCGCGACGTGTCGTTCCGCTACCCGGGGGCGCCGGCGGACTCGCGCCCGACGCTGGACGGGGTGTCGTTCACCGCCCAGCCGGGGGAGCACATCGCCCTGGTGGGCCCGAGCGGCGCGGGCAAGACGACCGTGCTGTACCTCGTCCCGCGCATGTACGAAGCGGATGCGGGCGCCGTACTGTTCGCCGGTGCGGATGTCCGTGACCTGACCGTGGCCTCGATCGTGGACCGTGTCGGCATCGTCTCCCAGGAGACCTACCTGTTCCACGCCTCGGTGCGCGAGAACCTGCGTTACGCCAAGCCGGACGCGGATGAGGAGGAGATCGTCGCAGCCTGCCGCGCCGCCAACATCCACCACGTCATCGAGCAGTTCGAGCACGGCTACGACACGATCGTGGGCGAGCGCGGCTATCGGCTCTCCGGCGGCGAGAAGCAGCGGATCGCGATCGCTCGCGTGCTGCTGAAGGACCCTCCGGTGCTGCTGCTGGATGAGGCGACCTCGGCGCTGGACACCGTCTCGGAGCGGCTGGTGCAGGCGGCGCTCGACACGGCCGCGCGCGGCCGCACGACCATCACCGTCGCGCACCGTCTGTCGACCGTCATCGGCGCGGACGCCATCCACGTCCTGGAGGGCGGCCGCATCGTCGAGAGCGGCACCCACCGCGAGCTCCTCGCCGCGGGCGGGCTCTACGCGGACCTGGCCGCCGAGCAGCTCGCGTCGGCACGCGTCGCCGCCGATGAGGCGGAGCTCTGA
- a CDS encoding type 1 glutamine amidotransferase domain-containing protein: MTDLTDKKIAFLATHGYEDSELRSPWDAVRLAGATPVMVAPSSGRIEGKDGHLHDVDVVTAEAVADDYDALVLPGGVVNADHLRMDEAAVAFAKEFFAQHKPVGAICHAAWTLIEAGVVEGRTLTSYPSLKTDLVNAGATWVDEEVVVDEGLVSSRTPDDLPAFNAKVIEEVAEGRHAGQTA; this comes from the coding sequence ATGACCGACCTCACCGACAAGAAGATCGCTTTCCTGGCAACCCACGGCTACGAAGACAGCGAGCTCCGGTCCCCGTGGGACGCGGTGCGCCTGGCGGGTGCCACACCCGTCATGGTCGCTCCGTCGAGCGGGCGGATCGAGGGCAAGGACGGCCATCTGCACGATGTCGACGTCGTGACCGCCGAAGCGGTCGCGGACGACTACGACGCCCTGGTGCTCCCGGGCGGCGTGGTCAACGCCGACCACCTGCGGATGGACGAAGCGGCCGTCGCCTTCGCCAAGGAGTTCTTCGCGCAGCACAAACCGGTCGGCGCGATCTGCCACGCCGCATGGACCCTCATCGAGGCAGGGGTGGTCGAGGGCCGCACCCTGACCAGCTACCCGAGCCTCAAGACGGATCTCGTCAACGCCGGCGCCACCTGGGTGGACGAAGAGGTCGTCGTGGACGAGGGACTCGTGTCCAGCCGCACGCCGGACGACCTCCCCGCCTTCAACGCGAAGGTCATCGAAGAGGTCGCAGAAGGACGCCACGCGGGCCAGACCGCCTGA
- the nadC gene encoding carboxylating nicotinate-nucleotide diphosphorylase, with protein MLTRATIDRVVASALEEDAPWGDLTSASLIPAAALASAELIAREPGVFSGGEVFAAAFRLVDPDVRVDVLVDDGDRFAAGDRLAVVDGPARSVLTAERVGLNFVQRMSGIATLTAAYVAEVAHTGARIADTRKTTPGLRAFERHAVVSGGGHNHRFSLSDAVMAKDNHLAVLTASGLSVTQALEAAIARLPHTTHVEVEVDRLDQIEAVLAAGVDTIMLDNFSLDDLRRGVEQIAGRAMIDASGGVNLDTVRRIAETGVDVISVGALTHAARGLDLGLDVRVALPDVA; from the coding sequence ATGCTGACCCGTGCCACCATCGACCGTGTCGTCGCATCCGCCCTCGAGGAGGACGCCCCCTGGGGCGACCTGACGAGCGCATCGCTCATCCCGGCCGCAGCGCTCGCGAGCGCCGAGCTGATCGCCCGGGAACCGGGCGTCTTCTCCGGCGGCGAGGTCTTCGCGGCCGCGTTCCGGCTCGTCGACCCCGACGTGCGCGTCGACGTCCTGGTGGACGACGGCGACCGCTTCGCCGCGGGTGACCGGCTCGCCGTCGTGGACGGCCCCGCACGGTCCGTCCTCACCGCGGAACGCGTCGGACTCAACTTCGTGCAGCGGATGTCCGGCATCGCCACGCTCACCGCCGCGTACGTCGCCGAGGTCGCGCACACCGGCGCACGGATCGCGGACACGCGCAAGACCACCCCGGGGCTGCGCGCGTTCGAACGCCACGCCGTCGTCTCCGGCGGCGGGCACAACCATCGGTTCTCGCTCTCGGATGCCGTGATGGCCAAGGACAACCATCTGGCGGTGCTCACCGCATCCGGGCTCTCGGTGACCCAGGCCCTCGAAGCGGCGATCGCCCGCCTGCCGCACACCACCCACGTGGAGGTGGAGGTCGACCGGCTCGACCAGATCGAGGCCGTGCTGGCGGCGGGCGTGGACACGATCATGCTCGACAACTTCTCCCTCGATGACCTGCGCCGCGGCGTCGAGCAGATCGCCGGACGGGCCATGATCGACGCGTCCGGGGGCGTGAACCTGGACACGGTGCGCCGGATCGCGGAGACGGGCGTGGACGTCATCTCGGTCGGCGCGCTCACCCACGCGGCGCGGGGACTGGACCTCGGGCTCGACGTCCGGGTGGCGCTCCCCGACGTGGCCTGA
- a CDS encoding glycosyltransferase family 2 protein produces the protein MSSPALVTVIVPGFDVAAWAGEALDSLRAQTLTGWEAMLVDDASTDETGTLFEAAAAADPRFRVIRQDRRRGLGAARNAGLASVTTPFVAFLDADDVLLPTALARMVQVLDESGSDFVAGAYTRLRPDGTGGYVAGAVQPWVSAATAPERRGLTIDEHPDATANVVAWSKVSRTAFWEHAGLRFPEGRLYEDQIVAQLMYARARRFDVIPDVIVQWRERADGSSITQHEERLDVLRDCLDAMDEGLRVLDGTDHPRAARARIGQMLRMDVPRLARIAASHPDDAYRRAVGVFARTLWEHPQAVRADVPADALPLLAAARLW, from the coding sequence ATGAGCTCCCCCGCCCTCGTCACCGTCATCGTCCCCGGCTTCGATGTCGCCGCCTGGGCGGGCGAGGCTCTCGACTCCCTCCGCGCGCAGACCCTCACCGGGTGGGAGGCGATGCTCGTCGACGACGCCTCCACGGACGAGACCGGCACGCTGTTCGAGGCGGCGGCCGCCGCCGACCCGCGTTTCCGGGTGATCCGGCAGGACCGGCGCAGGGGTCTCGGCGCCGCCCGCAACGCAGGTCTCGCGTCGGTGACGACGCCTTTCGTCGCCTTCCTGGATGCCGACGACGTCCTGCTCCCGACGGCGCTCGCACGCATGGTGCAGGTGCTGGACGAATCCGGCAGCGATTTCGTCGCGGGCGCGTACACCCGGCTGCGCCCGGACGGGACCGGCGGATACGTGGCCGGTGCCGTGCAGCCGTGGGTGTCGGCCGCGACCGCGCCCGAACGCCGCGGCCTCACGATCGACGAGCACCCGGACGCCACCGCCAACGTCGTGGCCTGGTCGAAGGTGAGCCGCACCGCGTTCTGGGAGCACGCGGGCCTCCGGTTCCCCGAGGGCCGTCTGTACGAGGACCAGATCGTCGCGCAGCTGATGTACGCCCGCGCCCGCCGCTTCGACGTCATCCCGGATGTCATCGTGCAGTGGCGCGAACGAGCCGACGGCTCCTCGATCACACAGCACGAGGAGCGCTTGGACGTGCTCCGCGACTGCCTGGACGCCATGGACGAAGGCCTGCGCGTGCTCGACGGCACCGATCACCCCCGCGCCGCGCGCGCACGGATCGGCCAGATGCTGCGGATGGACGTGCCCCGGCTCGCCCGGATCGCCGCGTCCCATCCGGACGACGCGTACCGCCGCGCGGTCGGGGTGTTCGCCCGCACCCTGTGGGAGCACCCTCAGGCCGTACGCGCGGACGTGCCTGCGGACGCCCTGCCGCTCCTGGCGGCCGCGCGCCTGTGGTGA
- the nadA gene encoding quinolinate synthase NadA, whose amino-acid sequence MSTVSLTLQPRPIDPSVDHEIQAIVAGSGTGSTCNTDLAAGPWDFDARPGYGPGASMGDVIPTGAPRQPQLPQEYRDASDEELDARIRAAKQTLGDRVVVLGHFYQREEVVRHADYVGDSFQLANAAKSRPDAEAIVFCGVHFMAETADLLSGADQAVILPNLAAGCSMADMASIDQVEECWETLEDVFGDMDTPDADGLLPVIPVTYMNSSAAIKGFVGRHGGIVCTSSNARTVLEWAFARGRRVLFFPDQHLGRNTAKAMGVPLEQMPMWNPTRPYGGTDEATLRDSRVILWHGFCSVHRRFTVDQITQARAEHPGVEVIVHPECPMDVVDAADSAGSTDFIRKAIAAATEPTTFAIGTEINLVQRLAAEHPQHEIFCLDPVVCPCSTMYRIHPGYLAWVLEALVAGTVLNRITVPSSVADPARVALERMLAAKPAGAPA is encoded by the coding sequence ATGAGCACTGTCTCGCTGACCCTGCAGCCCCGGCCGATCGATCCCTCGGTCGATCACGAGATCCAGGCGATCGTCGCCGGATCGGGCACCGGTTCGACCTGCAACACGGACCTCGCCGCGGGCCCCTGGGACTTCGACGCACGCCCCGGCTACGGCCCCGGCGCATCGATGGGCGACGTCATCCCCACCGGCGCGCCCCGCCAGCCGCAGCTCCCCCAGGAGTACCGCGACGCGTCGGACGAGGAGCTGGATGCCCGCATCCGTGCGGCGAAGCAGACGCTCGGGGACCGCGTCGTCGTGCTGGGGCACTTCTACCAGCGCGAGGAGGTCGTCCGGCACGCGGACTATGTGGGCGACTCCTTCCAGCTGGCCAACGCTGCGAAGTCCCGCCCCGACGCCGAGGCGATCGTCTTCTGCGGCGTGCACTTCATGGCGGAGACCGCCGACCTCCTCTCCGGAGCGGACCAGGCCGTGATCCTGCCGAACCTCGCCGCCGGCTGCTCGATGGCGGACATGGCCAGCATCGACCAGGTCGAGGAGTGCTGGGAGACCCTGGAAGACGTCTTCGGTGACATGGACACCCCGGATGCGGACGGGCTCCTCCCGGTCATCCCGGTCACCTACATGAACTCGTCCGCCGCGATCAAGGGCTTCGTCGGGCGCCACGGCGGCATCGTCTGCACCTCCTCGAACGCGCGCACGGTCCTGGAGTGGGCGTTCGCCCGTGGGCGTCGGGTGCTCTTCTTCCCCGACCAGCACCTGGGCCGCAACACCGCCAAGGCGATGGGCGTGCCGCTCGAGCAGATGCCCATGTGGAACCCCACCCGGCCCTACGGCGGAACCGACGAGGCGACCCTGCGCGACTCGCGCGTGATCCTCTGGCACGGGTTCTGCTCCGTGCACCGCCGGTTCACGGTCGACCAGATCACCCAGGCGCGCGCCGAGCACCCGGGCGTCGAGGTGATCGTGCACCCGGAGTGCCCCATGGACGTCGTCGACGCGGCTGACTCGGCCGGCTCCACCGACTTCATCCGGAAGGCCATCGCGGCGGCCACGGAGCCGACGACCTTCGCGATCGGCACCGAGATCAACCTGGTCCAGCGCCTCGCGGCGGAGCACCCCCAGCACGAGATCTTCTGCCTCGACCCGGTCGTCTGCCCCTGCTCCACGATGTACCGCATCCATCCCGGGTACCTGGCGTGGGTGCTCGAGGCCCTCGTGGCCGGCACGGTGCTCAACCGCATCACGGTCCCCTCGTCCGTCGCGGACCCGGCCCGCGTCGCGCTGGAGCGGATGCTGGCGGCAAAGCCCGCCGGGGCGCCCGCGTGA